One window of the Chitinophaga niabensis genome contains the following:
- a CDS encoding OmpA family protein, with the protein MAFDLLDTLKNVFNNEFSNKAAASLGESESNVQKAIGGIIPTVLTGLLNKAGSPGDAGSLAGLVKEAASGDFSRLGSLAGAIPAELLAKGSEILKSLFGSKAADITGAIASYAGIKTTSAETLLQSAAPASLGIIGQQAASQNLSASGLIGLLNSQKDKILAAVPSGLGLASILGLGSLGDIGKKLGSMVSGISGIGGTAGKAIASEGKAVESAVSYRWLWMLIVLLAIILLLWYFMKGCNNQHTMAPVDSVQTSHMEDSAISHVSPPVSRESIKVMLPDGVELAAYKGGIEDQLVSFLKDPSTQGGKDKWFDFDNLNFKTGSAELTEDSKVQVQNLVAILNAFPKLKIKIGGYTDARGDSTLNRKLSQERADAVHSALQAHHVKPVQLLGAEGYGSQFAKAAADAPDEERVKDRRISVGVREK; encoded by the coding sequence ATGGCATTCGACCTGCTCGACACCCTGAAGAATGTATTTAACAATGAATTCTCTAATAAAGCGGCCGCCTCCCTTGGCGAAAGCGAATCCAATGTTCAGAAGGCCATCGGCGGCATTATACCCACCGTATTAACCGGCCTGCTCAACAAAGCCGGTTCCCCGGGCGATGCAGGCAGTCTAGCGGGCCTGGTCAAAGAAGCTGCTTCCGGGGATTTCTCCCGGCTGGGCAGCCTGGCAGGGGCAATTCCCGCCGAATTACTGGCCAAAGGCTCCGAGATACTCAAATCCCTCTTTGGCAGTAAAGCCGCGGATATTACAGGCGCTATAGCCTCTTATGCGGGTATTAAAACCACTTCTGCAGAAACCTTATTACAGTCAGCTGCCCCGGCCTCACTGGGCATCATCGGCCAGCAGGCTGCCAGCCAGAACCTTAGCGCTTCCGGGCTTATAGGCCTTTTAAACAGCCAGAAGGACAAGATCCTGGCGGCGGTACCTTCCGGCCTTGGCCTGGCCAGCATACTGGGCCTGGGAAGCCTGGGAGATATCGGCAAAAAACTGGGAAGCATGGTGAGCGGCATCAGTGGCATCGGTGGTACTGCCGGAAAAGCCATCGCCAGTGAAGGGAAGGCCGTTGAAAGCGCCGTAAGCTACCGCTGGTTATGGATGCTGATCGTATTACTGGCTATTATACTGCTGCTCTGGTACTTCATGAAAGGATGTAACAACCAGCATACCATGGCACCTGTAGACTCCGTACAAACCAGCCATATGGAAGATTCAGCCATCTCTCATGTAAGCCCTCCTGTTTCCCGTGAATCCATTAAAGTAATGCTGCCGGATGGCGTAGAACTGGCGGCATACAAAGGCGGAATTGAAGATCAGCTGGTGAGCTTCCTGAAAGATCCTTCCACACAAGGCGGCAAGGATAAATGGTTCGATTTCGACAACCTGAACTTTAAAACAGGCAGCGCGGAATTAACAGAAGACAGTAAAGTACAGGTGCAAAACCTTGTTGCCATACTGAATGCATTCCCTAAACTGAAAATAAAGATCGGCGGTTATACAGATGCAAGAGGAGACAGCACGCTGAACCGGAAATTATCGCAGGAACGTGCAGATGCCGTGCATAGCGCTTTACAGGCACATCATGTAAAACCAGTTCAACTGCTGGGTGCCGAGGGATATGGTTCACAGTTTGCCAAAGCCGCAGCGGATGCGCCGGATGAAGAAAGGGTAAAAGACAGAAGGATCTCTGTGGGTGTAAGGGAAAAATAA
- a CDS encoding transglutaminase domain-containing protein → MLRKSVSLLLGTMCVCALTVGQDKSPARFGKVSPEDFKTTRYELDTSAGAAIIADIGSSAFESGNEWFIQVYKHYKRVHILKKSGYDEANVSIYLYMDGTDEERVSNLKAVTYNLENGKVVETKLESKAVFTDKLDKHNIVKKFTLPAVKEGSIIEYSYTINSEFPYRLRPWAFQDANFPVLWSEYEISLPEYYEYIFLSQGYNPFHIKDSENSRQTFNFRMTTPGAYGGASQRSEAVSVTPGITRHRWVVKDVAPLKEENFVTTLGNHINYIEFQLSALRFPNSPVRPVMSTWPKMTEDLLKDEQYGGQLGKNNNFFSDKVEELTKGTTNLKDKAVNIYNWVRDNFTCTDYSAFYADQTLKTTFTKKSGSVAEVNLLLVAMLRYAGLDATPVLLSSRSHGKVYPLYPIRSKFNYTIVNLRIDDQEYNMDATRPFLGFGKLHTSSYNGHARKINEAATAMSFEADSLKEQSVTGIFVAADDKGKLTGHFQQQATYFESYELRAKVKEKGEEAYFKDLAKGFLSDIDLKNGKLDQLQDYTKPVVVEYDFTLNESDEGGMIYLNPMFSQALKANPFKSAERKYPVEMPYVPDVNYTLSMQLPEGYTVEDMPKSTIVKYNDGEGVFQYIIGKQDNMLQLRCRVKLGRAQYAPEEYEHLRSFFDMIVKKQAEQIVIKKKS, encoded by the coding sequence ATGCTTAGAAAGTCCGTATCCCTGCTACTCGGAACCATGTGTGTGTGCGCCCTTACCGTGGGGCAGGATAAAAGCCCGGCCCGTTTTGGGAAGGTTTCGCCCGAAGATTTCAAAACTACCCGTTACGAGCTGGATACTTCAGCCGGCGCGGCCATTATTGCGGATATTGGCTCCTCTGCCTTTGAATCCGGGAATGAATGGTTTATCCAGGTCTATAAACACTACAAAAGAGTGCATATCCTTAAAAAGAGCGGGTATGATGAGGCCAATGTGTCCATTTACCTGTATATGGATGGTACGGATGAAGAAAGGGTGAGCAATCTCAAAGCGGTGACCTATAACCTGGAAAACGGTAAAGTGGTGGAAACCAAACTGGAATCAAAAGCTGTTTTCACTGATAAGCTGGATAAGCATAACATTGTCAAGAAGTTCACGCTTCCGGCTGTGAAAGAGGGCTCTATTATTGAATACTCCTATACCATCAATTCTGAATTCCCTTACCGGCTCCGCCCATGGGCCTTCCAGGATGCGAATTTCCCGGTGCTGTGGAGTGAATATGAGATCTCCCTGCCGGAATATTATGAATACATCTTCCTGAGCCAGGGATATAATCCTTTTCATATCAAGGACAGTGAGAACAGCCGGCAGACCTTCAATTTCAGGATGACCACTCCCGGTGCCTATGGTGGCGCCTCCCAACGTTCAGAGGCTGTTTCCGTAACGCCTGGCATTACCCGGCATCGCTGGGTGGTAAAGGATGTAGCGCCGCTGAAAGAAGAGAACTTTGTAACAACATTGGGCAACCACATCAATTACATTGAATTCCAGTTATCTGCCCTGCGTTTTCCGAATTCTCCGGTAAGGCCCGTGATGAGCACCTGGCCCAAAATGACGGAGGACCTCCTGAAAGACGAGCAGTACGGCGGGCAATTAGGTAAGAACAATAACTTCTTCTCAGATAAGGTGGAAGAACTCACAAAAGGCACTACCAATCTCAAAGATAAAGCGGTGAATATCTATAACTGGGTGAGAGATAATTTTACCTGTACGGATTATTCCGCTTTTTATGCAGATCAGACACTGAAAACTACCTTCACCAAAAAAAGTGGCAGCGTGGCAGAAGTGAACCTGCTGCTGGTTGCCATGCTGAGGTATGCAGGCCTGGATGCCACGCCTGTATTGCTGAGTTCCCGCAGTCATGGTAAGGTATATCCTTTATATCCTATCCGCTCCAAATTCAACTATACGATCGTTAACCTGAGGATCGATGACCAGGAATATAATATGGATGCTACCCGTCCTTTCCTGGGTTTTGGTAAACTGCATACCTCCAGTTATAACGGCCATGCCCGGAAAATAAATGAAGCGGCTACCGCTATGTCTTTTGAAGCAGATTCTTTAAAAGAACAAAGCGTTACGGGCATCTTTGTTGCTGCTGACGACAAAGGAAAACTCACCGGGCATTTTCAGCAACAGGCTACTTATTTCGAGTCCTATGAGTTACGTGCAAAGGTGAAGGAGAAAGGAGAGGAGGCATACTTTAAAGACCTCGCCAAAGGTTTCCTGTCTGACATCGATCTGAAGAACGGAAAGCTGGATCAGTTGCAGGACTACACAAAACCAGTGGTGGTGGAATATGATTTTACACTGAATGAAAGTGATGAAGGAGGGATGATCTACCTGAACCCCATGTTCTCACAAGCATTGAAGGCTAATCCTTTCAAATCAGCTGAACGGAAGTATCCTGTGGAAATGCCTTATGTACCGGATGTGAACTATACCTTAAGCATGCAGTTGCCGGAAGGATATACAGTGGAAGATATGCCTAAATCCACGATCGTGAAGTACAATGATGGGGAAGGTGTTTTCCAGTATATCATCGGTAAGCAGGATAATATGCTGCAACTCCGTTGTCGCGTTAAATTAGGGCGTGCGCAATATGCGCCTGAAGAATATGAGCACCTGCGTTCGTTTTTCGATATGATCGTGAAAAAACAGGCAGAGCAGATCGTTATCAAGAAGAAATCTTAA
- the clpB gene encoding ATP-dependent chaperone ClpB, with amino-acid sequence MNLNNFTIKSQETLQQAQQLAFDHRNPAIETGHILKALLSDDDNSIEYLLKKNDVNTAFLDTKLNEMIQKYAVITTGEGGQVLSREANNAVLRAGSSIKEFKDEFVSVEHILLGLLGGSDDTAKLLKSAGLTEKGLKAAISELRKGGTVNSQTADAQYNSLEKYAKNLNELARAGKLDPVIGRDEEIRRTLHILSRRSKNNPILVGEPGVGKTAIAEGLAHRIINGDIPDNLHNKIIYALDMGALMAGAKYRGEFEERLKAVVKEVGDSNGGIILFIDEIHTLIGAGAMEGAMDAANILKPALARGELRAIGATTLNEYQKYFEKDKALERRFQKVLIDEPSVEDAISILRGLKERYENHHHVLIKDEAIIAAVELSHRYITDRFLPDKAIDLIDESAAKLRLEMNSMPEELDELERRIRQLEIEREAIKRENDEDKLKELGTEIARLSDERNTFKSKWQQEKELVDKVQNAKASIENLKLEAEQAERNGDFGRVAEIRYGKIKEQEKLVEDLSAELNTLSTNHKRLLKEEVDAEDIAQNVAKATGIPVTRMLQSEREKLLQLEDELHKRVVGQDEAIIAVADAIRRSRAGLHDPKRPIGSFIFLGTTGVGKTELAKALADYLFDDESMMTRIDMSEYQEKHAVSRLVGAPPGYVGYDEGGQLTEAVRRKPYSVVLLDEIEKAHPDVFNILLQVLDDGRLTDNKGRVVNFKNTIIIMTSNMGSHIIQENFEKITDANREEVVDATKEEVMNLLKQTIRPEFLNRVDEVIMFQPLMRSEVKGIINIQLQQLKELVAKNGMILEFSDYALEYLAEQGYDPQFGARPLKRLIQKEIVNLLSKKILGGEIDRSKPVLIDVFDGVVVIRNN; translated from the coding sequence ATGAACTTAAATAATTTCACTATTAAATCGCAGGAAACACTGCAGCAGGCACAGCAACTGGCCTTCGATCACCGTAACCCGGCGATCGAAACAGGTCATATACTTAAGGCCCTGCTCTCCGATGATGATAATAGTATAGAATATCTGCTGAAGAAGAACGATGTGAATACGGCATTCCTGGATACCAAACTCAACGAGATGATCCAGAAGTATGCTGTTATCACAACCGGCGAGGGCGGGCAGGTGTTGAGCAGAGAGGCAAACAATGCCGTTCTCCGCGCAGGTTCCAGCATTAAGGAGTTCAAAGATGAATTCGTTAGCGTGGAACACATCCTCTTGGGATTATTAGGCGGAAGTGACGATACCGCAAAGCTGCTGAAATCAGCCGGTTTAACGGAGAAAGGATTAAAGGCAGCCATCAGCGAATTACGCAAGGGCGGTACTGTTAATTCTCAAACTGCCGATGCACAATACAACAGCCTGGAAAAATACGCCAAGAACCTCAACGAGCTGGCACGTGCCGGTAAGCTGGACCCGGTGATCGGTCGTGATGAAGAGATCCGCAGAACACTGCACATCTTATCCCGCCGTTCCAAAAACAATCCTATCCTGGTAGGTGAACCCGGTGTGGGTAAAACAGCTATCGCTGAAGGACTTGCACACAGGATCATTAACGGGGATATCCCGGATAACCTGCATAACAAGATCATCTATGCGCTGGATATGGGTGCGCTCATGGCAGGTGCCAAATACCGCGGTGAGTTTGAGGAACGCCTGAAAGCCGTAGTGAAAGAAGTGGGAGACAGTAATGGCGGCATCATCCTCTTTATAGATGAGATCCATACCCTCATTGGCGCAGGTGCCATGGAAGGTGCAATGGACGCCGCTAACATCCTCAAACCTGCATTGGCCAGGGGTGAACTGCGTGCGATAGGTGCCACTACACTGAATGAATACCAGAAATACTTTGAAAAAGATAAGGCCCTGGAACGCCGCTTCCAGAAAGTGCTCATTGATGAGCCGAGTGTGGAAGATGCTATTTCCATCTTAAGGGGGCTGAAAGAAAGATACGAGAACCACCATCATGTACTGATCAAAGACGAAGCGATCATTGCTGCTGTGGAACTCTCACACCGCTATATTACGGACCGTTTCCTGCCGGACAAGGCGATTGACCTCATAGACGAGAGCGCAGCTAAATTGCGCCTTGAAATGAATTCCATGCCGGAAGAACTGGATGAACTGGAACGCCGTATCCGTCAGCTGGAAATTGAAAGAGAAGCGATCAAGCGGGAGAATGATGAAGATAAACTGAAAGAACTGGGAACAGAGATCGCCCGCTTAAGTGATGAAAGGAATACTTTCAAATCCAAATGGCAACAGGAAAAAGAACTCGTAGATAAAGTACAGAACGCAAAAGCCAGTATCGAGAACCTGAAACTGGAAGCAGAACAGGCAGAACGCAATGGTGATTTTGGAAGGGTGGCAGAGATCCGTTACGGGAAGATCAAAGAACAGGAGAAACTGGTGGAAGATCTCAGCGCAGAACTGAACACGCTTTCTACCAACCATAAAAGATTATTGAAAGAAGAAGTAGACGCGGAAGATATTGCGCAGAACGTAGCGAAAGCAACCGGCATCCCGGTAACACGCATGCTGCAAAGTGAAAGAGAAAAATTACTGCAGCTGGAAGATGAACTGCATAAAAGGGTAGTAGGGCAGGATGAAGCCATCATAGCGGTAGCGGATGCTATCCGCAGAAGCCGTGCTGGTTTGCACGATCCCAAACGCCCCATCGGTTCTTTCATCTTCCTGGGTACTACCGGGGTAGGTAAAACAGAGCTGGCCAAAGCATTGGCAGACTACCTGTTTGATGATGAAAGCATGATGACGCGGATAGACATGAGTGAATACCAGGAGAAACATGCTGTGAGCAGACTGGTGGGAGCGCCTCCGGGTTATGTGGGATATGATGAAGGCGGCCAGCTGACAGAAGCGGTGAGAAGAAAACCCTATTCTGTGGTATTGCTGGACGAAATTGAAAAAGCGCACCCGGATGTATTCAATATCCTGCTGCAGGTACTGGATGATGGACGCCTTACCGATAACAAGGGACGCGTGGTGAATTTCAAGAACACCATCATCATTATGACCAGCAATATGGGCAGCCATATCATACAGGAGAACTTTGAAAAGATCACGGATGCCAACAGGGAAGAGGTGGTGGACGCAACGAAAGAGGAAGTAATGAACCTGCTGAAACAAACCATCCGCCCCGAGTTCCTGAACCGTGTGGATGAAGTGATCATGTTCCAGCCGCTGATGCGTTCAGAAGTGAAAGGCATAATTAACATACAATTACAACAACTGAAAGAACTGGTTGCAAAGAATGGCATGATATTGGAATTCTCTGATTATGCTTTGGAATACCTGGCAGAACAGGGGTACGATCCGCAATTCGGTGCAAGACCTTTGAAACGCCTGATCCAGAAGGAGATAGTGAACCTGCTGAGTAAGAAGATACTGGGTGGAGAAATTGACCGGAGCAAACCAGTCCTGATAGATGTGTTTGACGGTGTAGTGGTGATCAGGAATAATTAA
- a CDS encoding anti-sigma factor family protein: MNDHFTDIFTETACPTQDQLLAYVENKLSAAERHEVERHIADCELCSEAVEGLATIRHKEQIPGWLRQAKWDVLQKLRKKTRKKRKEHYYLYIAIISLLILFLAIAVFWLYHFTSR, encoded by the coding sequence ATGAACGATCATTTCACAGACATATTCACCGAAACTGCCTGTCCTACCCAGGACCAGTTGCTGGCTTATGTGGAAAACAAGCTGAGTGCTGCCGAAAGGCATGAAGTGGAGCGCCATATAGCAGACTGTGAACTATGCAGTGAAGCAGTGGAAGGGCTGGCTACTATCAGGCATAAAGAGCAGATCCCCGGCTGGTTAAGGCAGGCCAAATGGGATGTGTTACAGAAACTACGCAAAAAAACACGGAAGAAAAGGAAAGAACATTATTACCTCTATATTGCCATCATCTCCCTGCTGATACTGTTCCTGGCCATAGCGGTGTTCTGGTTATATCATTTTACCAGCAGATAA
- a CDS encoding nucleoside deaminase, which produces MYHIGEREKKFMAIAVELSRRGMQHGDGGPFGAIVVRGEEVVGEGWNQVLKYNDPTAHAEVVAIRDACTKLQTFQLNDCEIYTSCEPCPMCLGAIYWARPQRVFYANTKEEAALINFDDSFIYTEINVPHRQKKIPFIPFPNEAAQEVFRLWDQKGDKKLY; this is translated from the coding sequence ATGTATCATATCGGCGAAAGAGAAAAGAAATTTATGGCAATAGCCGTTGAACTTTCCAGACGGGGCATGCAGCATGGAGATGGAGGGCCTTTTGGTGCTATTGTTGTGCGTGGAGAAGAAGTGGTGGGAGAAGGATGGAACCAGGTACTGAAATACAATGATCCTACGGCGCATGCAGAAGTGGTGGCTATCCGGGATGCCTGTACGAAACTGCAGACCTTTCAGTTAAATGACTGCGAGATCTATACCTCCTGCGAACCCTGCCCCATGTGCCTTGGCGCTATCTACTGGGCGCGTCCGCAAAGAGTGTTTTATGCCAATACCAAGGAAGAAGCTGCCCTGATCAATTTTGATGATTCCTTTATTTACACGGAGATCAATGTGCCGCACCGGCAAAAGAAGATACCTTTCATTCCTTTCCCCAATGAAGCGGCACAGGAAGTATTCCGCCTCTGGGACCAGAAAGGGGATAAAAAATTGTACTGA
- the queG gene encoding tRNA epoxyqueuosine(34) reductase QueG: protein MIKQKARALGFDHCGIAKAEQLTEDAYRLEQWLNKGMHGTMGYMENYFDKRIDPRLLVDGAQSVITLLLNYYPAVSQQPDTPHIAKYAYGKDYHEVIKAKLNEFLFELRAELGDIQGRGFVDSAPVLERSWAQRSGLGWIGKNGNLIHKQAGSFFFIATLIVDIPLVYDSPVGDYCGSCTKCLDACPTQALVSPTVVDGSRCISYYTIELKDMLIPASMEGQFNNWMFGCDICQDVCPWNRFAKATSEAEFAPIPEILNLTSSQWEELTEEEFKKIFSKSPLKRSKYAGIRRNLKFLSK, encoded by the coding sequence ATGATCAAGCAAAAAGCCCGCGCGCTGGGCTTTGACCATTGCGGCATTGCCAAAGCGGAACAGCTCACCGAAGATGCTTACCGCCTGGAACAATGGCTCAATAAGGGTATGCATGGCACCATGGGGTATATGGAGAATTACTTCGATAAACGCATAGATCCCAGGCTGCTTGTAGACGGCGCTCAATCTGTGATCACCCTGCTGCTGAATTATTATCCCGCTGTTTCCCAGCAGCCGGACACGCCGCATATCGCCAAATATGCATACGGCAAGGATTATCACGAGGTTATCAAAGCCAAACTGAACGAATTCCTCTTTGAACTCCGGGCTGAGCTGGGAGATATACAGGGCCGGGGATTCGTTGATTCCGCCCCGGTACTTGAACGGAGCTGGGCGCAACGCAGCGGGCTGGGCTGGATCGGAAAGAATGGCAACCTGATCCATAAACAGGCAGGATCCTTCTTCTTTATTGCCACCCTGATCGTGGATATTCCCCTGGTATATGATTCCCCTGTGGGAGATTATTGCGGCTCCTGTACCAAATGCCTGGATGCCTGTCCGACCCAGGCACTGGTCTCCCCCACTGTTGTGGATGGCTCCCGATGCATCTCTTACTATACGATTGAGCTGAAGGATATGCTGATCCCTGCTTCCATGGAAGGCCAGTTCAATAACTGGATGTTCGGCTGCGATATCTGCCAGGATGTATGCCCCTGGAACCGGTTCGCCAAAGCCACTTCAGAGGCTGAATTTGCGCCTATCCCGGAGATATTGAACCTTACCTCTTCTCAATGGGAAGAATTGACGGAAGAGGAGTTTAAAAAGATATTCAGTAAATCTCCCCTGAAGCGGAGTAAATACGCGGGGATCAGGCGGAATTTGAAATTCCTGTCGAAATAG
- a CDS encoding DUF3857 domain-containing transglutaminase family protein, which yields MRNILILLLISTAAFAGDPQFPVSAIPAQLLKNADVVQRREELTIRLIDLKDMRVTHRCAITILNENGDKYSGFGAWYDKFREVKDISGALYDASGKQLRKLKNSDVKDESAVGENNLMDDSRMKSHNFYHKVYPYTVEYEVEYRYRRTAGMDTWVPQGQSNYAVEHSRLSVTVPESYDLRYRSYRYQGEPVKTTEKGDKTFVWEVKDIAALPEEPLAVPWRNRSVMVYLSPSEFAFDSYTGKMNTWDDYGKFQLALNAGRDVLPEKTKAAVHALTDGLKDPKEKVKALYQYMQQHTRYISIQLGIGGWQPFDATYVATKGYGDCKALSNYMYSLLKEAGIRSHYTLVKAGRGETDLIEDFTVDQFNHIILCVPMAKDTTWLECTSQDAPAGYLGDFTSNRTVLVIDETGGKLVRTPTYTMDQNLQIRHLTATINATGDLNGKAETRYTGMQQDWYHGFIHNVSPEKQMEILKEKLNLASYDINKFHYKEYADALPVPAVEEVLDITVPGYASVSGKRLFIVPNVLNKSNAKLSAEGERLSDIQLKTADKAADTVELNIPEGYKPEAVFPELVHESKFGKYTAKVKVEGTKITYIRTYERKAGVFPAKDFALLEEFYNKVYKADRSRVILVKAE from the coding sequence ATGCGGAATATTTTAATCTTATTACTGATAAGCACGGCCGCATTTGCTGGTGATCCGCAATTCCCGGTGAGTGCTATTCCCGCGCAATTGCTGAAAAATGCAGATGTAGTGCAGCGAAGGGAAGAGCTAACGATCAGGTTAATTGACCTGAAGGATATGCGTGTAACACACCGCTGTGCAATTACCATCCTCAACGAAAACGGAGATAAATACAGCGGATTCGGCGCCTGGTATGATAAATTCCGGGAAGTGAAAGATATCAGCGGTGCATTATACGATGCTTCCGGCAAACAGCTCCGCAAACTGAAGAACAGCGATGTAAAGGATGAAAGTGCCGTGGGGGAAAATAACCTCATGGACGACAGCCGCATGAAATCCCATAATTTCTACCATAAAGTATATCCATATACGGTAGAATATGAGGTGGAATACCGTTATCGCAGAACAGCAGGTATGGATACCTGGGTACCGCAGGGGCAAAGCAATTATGCAGTAGAGCACAGCCGTTTATCTGTAACAGTGCCTGAAAGTTATGACCTGCGCTATCGTTCTTACCGTTACCAGGGGGAGCCGGTTAAAACAACGGAGAAAGGAGATAAAACATTTGTATGGGAAGTGAAGGATATTGCTGCATTGCCGGAAGAGCCACTGGCTGTTCCCTGGCGGAACCGTTCTGTGATGGTTTATTTGTCTCCCAGTGAATTTGCATTTGACAGCTATACGGGTAAAATGAATACCTGGGATGATTACGGAAAATTCCAGCTGGCGCTCAACGCCGGCAGGGATGTGTTGCCGGAAAAAACAAAGGCTGCCGTACATGCACTAACAGATGGATTGAAAGATCCGAAAGAAAAAGTAAAGGCATTGTATCAATACATGCAGCAGCATACCCGCTACATCAGTATTCAGCTGGGGATCGGCGGCTGGCAGCCTTTTGATGCTACGTATGTGGCAACAAAAGGATATGGGGATTGTAAAGCACTTTCCAACTACATGTATTCTTTACTAAAGGAAGCCGGCATCCGTTCTCATTATACGCTGGTAAAAGCGGGCAGGGGAGAAACGGACCTGATAGAAGACTTTACGGTAGACCAGTTCAATCATATCATCCTTTGCGTGCCCATGGCCAAAGACACTACCTGGCTGGAGTGTACCAGTCAGGATGCGCCTGCGGGTTACCTGGGTGATTTCACCAGTAACCGGACGGTACTTGTAATAGATGAAACAGGAGGTAAGCTGGTGCGCACACCCACTTATACCATGGATCAGAACCTGCAGATCAGGCATCTTACAGCTACGATCAATGCTACGGGAGATCTGAATGGTAAAGCGGAAACGCGTTATACGGGCATGCAGCAGGACTGGTATCATGGTTTTATCCATAACGTATCGCCGGAAAAACAAATGGAGATCCTGAAAGAGAAACTGAACCTTGCCAGTTACGACATCAACAAGTTCCATTATAAAGAATATGCAGATGCTTTGCCGGTGCCGGCCGTGGAGGAAGTGCTGGATATCACCGTGCCCGGTTATGCTTCTGTAAGCGGAAAACGGTTATTCATTGTGCCGAATGTATTGAACAAAAGCAACGCAAAACTCTCCGCTGAAGGAGAGCGGCTATCAGATATTCAGTTGAAAACGGCCGATAAGGCTGCCGATACGGTGGAACTTAATATTCCGGAGGGATATAAACCGGAGGCTGTTTTCCCGGAACTGGTACATGAAAGCAAGTTTGGTAAGTATACCGCGAAAGTAAAAGTAGAAGGAACGAAAATAACGTATATCCGTACTTACGAAAGAAAGGCAGGCGTATTTCCTGCAAAGGATTTTGCCTTACTGGAAGAGTTCTACAACAAAGTATATAAAGCTGACCGGAGCAGGGTCATTCTTGTGAAAGCAGAATAA